From a single Phalacrocorax carbo chromosome 10, bPhaCar2.1, whole genome shotgun sequence genomic region:
- the THUMPD1 gene encoding THUMP domain-containing protein 1: MAAAEARKRRPKGHFAAGRAKRPRGGGQQLEAGMRGILITCNMNERKCVGEAYSLLGEYGDLLYGPEQFSDHEERLSGSEREEDEDDVEAALKKEVGQIRASTEQKLRRFQSVESGANNVVFIRTRGIEPENLVHHILKDMHATKKKKTRVILRMLPISGTCKAFMEDMKKYTETFFEPWFKAPNKGTFQIVYKARNNSHMSREEVIKELAGIVGSLNPENKVDLNNPQYTIVVEIIKSVCCLSVVRDYVLFRKYNLQEVVKSNKDDTQQNPSSLTEDQNLKVVKPETEEEKSLNEVKHENKNQGETEAEPKGNDVLTV; encoded by the exons ATGGCCGCGGCGGAGGCGCGGAAGCGGCGGCCCAAGGGGCACttcgcggcggggcgggccaagcggccccgcggcggcgggcagcagctggaggccgGCATGCGGGGCATCCTCATCACCTGCAACATGAACGAGCGCAAGTGCGTGGGGGAGGCCTACAGCCTCCTCGGAGAGTACGGGGACCTGCTCTACGGGCCCGAGCAG TTTTCAGATCACGAGGAGCGGCTGTCTGGAAGCgagagggaggaggatgaggacGATGTCGAGGCTGCCCTGAAGAAGGAGGTCGGCCAGATCCGCGCCTCGACGGAGCAGAAGCTGCGGCGGTTCCAGTCGGTGGAGAGTGGCGCCAACAACGTGGTCTTCATCAGAACCCGGGGCATAG AACCTGAGAACCTGGTGCACCATATATTAAAGGATATGCATgccactaaaaagaaaaagacaagagtCATTCTGCGCATGCTGCCCATTTCTGGAACTTGCAAGGCTTTTATGGAAGATATGAAAAAGTACACGGAAACTTTTTTTGAGCCTTGGTTTAAAGCCCCTAATAAGGGTACTTTTCAGATTGTTTACAAAGCTCGTAATAACAGTCATATGAGTAGGGAAGAAGTAATTAAGGAATTGGCAG GAATTGTGGGCAGCCTCAATCCAGAAAACAAAGTCGATCTTAATAACCCACAATATACAATTGTggtggaaataataaaaagcgTCTGTTGTTTGAGTGTGGTGAGAGACTATGTTCTGTTCAGAAAATACAATCTACAGGAGGTGGTGAAGAGCAACAAAGACGACACACAACAAAACCCATCAAGCCTGACAGAAGACCAGAACTTGAAGGTAGTAAAACCAGAAACCGAGGAGGAGAAGAGCTTAAATGAAGTAAAACACGAGAACAAGAATCAAGGTGAAACAGAAGCTGAGCCCAAGGGGAATGATGTGCTGACAGTGTAG